The Actinomycetota bacterium nucleotide sequence CGGCAATGAAAGCTGATTTGTTTTGTCCTGTACTTGTCAGGAAGTAGGTACAAATCGAAATCAAAACTGCCGCATCCACGATTCGATCTAATGTGGAGTCCAGAAATGCTCCCCACTTGCCTGCCGAATTCGTCAATCTGGCAATAGTGCCATCAAGCAGGTCGCCTAGCGATAGCGCACCAATCAAGATGCTGGCTATCAGGAACTTTCCTTGCGGAACCAGCAGTGTCGCTACCCCAATTGTGGCCAACGCTGCGCAGCAGGTAACAGCATCTGCAGTTACTCTCAGTGCAATCAATGATTTCGCTACCGGAGTTACTATTCGGCTAAGCGCTTGGCGCGCTGATGCGTTATCAAGCAATGGGTTCATCCTTGGAATGACTAGACGACTACCATATAGTCATAATGACGACTTTACCGATAAGTGTTTCTTACTTTGAACCAACATCACGGTTTGTCAGCATTTACAGCGTTGGATGCACCGAGATTAGTCCGCTGATCGCCCGAAAATTTACCTCCGGACAGAGTCTGGCAGTGCCGTGGGTTATCGCTGATCTTGATAGCAAAACATCAGTTTGTCTCCTAACCGAGAACGACCTTGACCAGCGCATCTTAGATGTTTCAGACGCAGTCATTCTGATTCTGGATGCAGCCGTCGGAATAAGTGCTCAAGCGATTTCGACCTGGCAAACTCTGCAAGATCTAGAGGTACCGACTCTCTTAGTGGCGACAAATCTCTTTGCCACTCACACGGACTTTGATGAGTTAGTAGCCATAGCGCAACGAGTTTTTAACAACAACATTTTGGTTCGTTATTTACCAATGTCAAACGAGAGTGAAACAGAGATAGTAGCCCTATTCGATTTATTGACCAACCAAATACTCGACTATTCCGATTGTGAAAGAGATGTCAAAAGCCCGGATTCCGAACATCTGGAACTTACTGCAGATCAGCGCGAGAAACTCCTGGAGCAACTTGCATTTCTTGGTCTCTCTGATGAAAAGCTGGCAATGTTCCGAAGTGGCATAATCCCGGCGATAGGTGAGTTTGACAAAGTTTGGGAAACTAATGCAAACCCTTCCATTACTGCGCTGGACGAATTGGCCGGTCTCGATTTGATTCTGGACTGGATATCCCGCTGTCCTAATCGCTGGGAGCCGATGGTTGAACCTGACGATCATCAAACTCACATTAGCTCGCCATCGTTTTTTGGTTATGGAATAGTCCCAGGCTTGGCGCGGACCTGGGGTGTTCCCGGTTTCGAAATCGAGGTAACTCGGGATTCAGGAGAGCATGTATCAGTCAAGGCAGTACAGCCATATGCAAGCTGTGTCCTTTCAAGTGCGATTTTGCCAAACGATACGATTCACGAATCTGGGCGATCAGTAAATTTAGTCTTGCCAGCGTTCGATTAAAAGGTCACGAGTTTGCTCAAGTAATTCCGAAATAACTTTTGTGCCAGCAACAATCGGCATAAAATTGCTGTCGTTTGCCCAGCGAGGAACCACGTGCTGGTGAAAATGATCTTGAACTCCGGCGCCGGCCACCTTGCCCTGATTCATTCCGATGTTAAAACCGGTGCAACCAGAAACCGACTGCAATGTCCGCATTGCCTGCTGCGTTAGACCCGTTACATCAGCAGACTCTGCCTCAGTCAATAAGTCATAAGTAGCAACATGACGATTAGTGCAAACTAATAGGTGTCCGCTGTTGTACGGATACTTATTTAGAACGACATAAGAGGTTTGAGAACGAATTACGACTAGTTCAGTATCACTGGTAAGTGCCCGACAAAAAGGACAACTCTCGTCGTCGAACTGCCCGGCTAGTTGCTTGAGATATTCCCTGCGGTGCGGAGTCCATATTCGGTCCCACTGTTCTATCCCATTCGCACCTATCTCCATCAGGCGGACCGATTTCCAATCTCTTTCAGGATCTTTTCGACCGCTTGAGCCACTGGAATTCCGTTTTCTTGCGTGCCGTCTCGGTACCGGAATGAAACCGCACCTGCGGCGATGTCGTCATCGCCCGCTATGAGCATGAATGGCACTTTCTGCTGTTGTGCGTTTCGAATCTTTTTCTGCATCCGCTCATCTGAGTCGTCCACCTCAATTCGAACGCCACTGTCGCGTAACTTCTGTGCTACCTCATGCAGATAGTCGTTGTGCGCCGAGGCTATCGGGATTCCAATTACTTGAACTGGAGCCAGCCAAGCAGGGAATGCTCCGGCATAATGTTCCAGCAAAACTCCGAAGAACCGTTCGATTGAGCCGAATAGTGCCCGATGAATCATAATTGGTCGCGCGCGCCCACCATCAGCTGCTTGATACTCCAAATCAAAGCGAGCTGGCAATTGAAAATCAACCTGAATTGTTGACATCTGCCAAGTACGACCTATCGCATCGCGAGCCTGAACCGAAATCTTAGGTCCGTAAAACGCGGCGCCACCTGGATCTGGGACAAGGTCAAGGCCAGATTTTTCGGCAGCTTCAGCTAGCGCAGCCGTAGCGGCTTCCCATTCTTCATCCGAACCGATTGATTTCTCTGGGTTACGTGTAGACAGCTCCAGATAGAAGTCATCAAGTCCGTAGTCGCGCAACAGGTCCAGAACAAAGCTCAAGAGATTCTGCAACTCGCCGGGCATCTGCTCTTTCGTGCAGTAGATGTGTGCATCGTCCTGTGTCATTCCGCGCACTCGGGTCAATCCGTGTACTACTCCGGACTTCTCGTATCGGTAAACAGAGCCAAATTCAAAAAGCCGCAGTGGAAGTTCCCGATATGAACGACCGCGAGACTTGAAAATCAAATTATGGAACGGGCAGTTCATCGGCTTGAGGTAGTAGTCCTGACCTTTGCGCTTTACAGAGCCGTCTTCGTGGTACTCCTCGTCTAGATGCATAGCAGGAAACATGCCATCCTTGTACCAATCTAGGTGACCAGACTGTTCAAATAGGGCACCTTTAGTTATGTGCGGAGTGTAAACAAACTCGTATCCTGCGGCTTCGTGACGCAGACGTGAGTAGTCCTCCATACTTCGGCGAATGATTCCGCCCTTTGGATGAAATACGGCAAGACCCGAACCCAGTTCGTCAGGAAAGCTGAAGAGATCTAGATCTACGCCGAGTCGGCGATGATCGCGCTTTGCGGCCTCGTCGAGCATAGTTAGATAGTTCTTGAGCTCTTCTTTGGTCGGCCAAGCAGTTCCGTAAATTCTCTGCATAGATGCATTCTTTTGATTTCCTAACCAGTAGGCCGCTGACGAACGCATAATTTTCACGGCCTTGGCATCGATGTAACGAGTGTCGGGTACATGCGGACCTCGACATAAGTCACACCATTTCTTGTCACCGCTACGCAAGTCGATGTTGTCATAGATTGTGAGTTCGCCTGCACCTACTTCCATCACATCTTCGGCTAGAACATCGGCCACACTTGCCTCGAGTAGCGCAACTTTAAAAGGCTCACTTGCAAGCTCAGAAATAGCAGCGGTTCGCTCAGTTACCCTGCGACTGAACTTCTGTCCTGAATTTATGATTTCGATTGATCTCTTCTCAATCGCTGAAAGATCCTCAGGCGAAAAAGGCGTCTCAATACCAAAGTCGTAAAAAAAGCCATCTTTAATCGGTGGTCCTATTCCCAGTTTGGCCTGCGGGAATATTTCCTGAGTCGCCTGGGCAACTATATGTGCAACACTGTGGCGCAGAACTGATAGACCGTCTGGATCAGAAACTAGAACCGGCTCTACTACATCGCCTTCAACCAGGACATAACTTAGATCGACCAGGTTTCCATTAACACGCGCAACAACTACTTTTCGGGCTTTGTCGCCTACAACGTCAAAAGCCGTAGCACCCGCTTCAATGTCCAGCGACTGCTTGTCTTGCCCTACTAATACGGCTACCACGTTATTCCTTAACTGCTCTAGTGATTACTCCGGACGGTACTTAAATCTTGGTATTTCACTTTATCTTAAGAAACTTAGCTACCGAATCTTCTAGGGGTTGTAGTTGAAATTACTTTGCTCTTTAAATAACTTGGCTAACTCAGTGACAACTTCAGGTATCGGGACTTCCCTTGCGTTGCTCAGACTATCCGCGCGCGAGAGTTCGGCCAAAGCACTGATTGGCTGAACATCACGAGTTGATGAGGTCAAAAATGCGCCGTCGCAGTTCCATAAATCTTCAGCCCGCAAATCATCTCGTTCGATAATTTTTATCCCCGCGGCTAGTCCCCACTCAATAACTAACTGCCTGGTGATGCCAAGAAGTAATCCAGTATTGACACTCGGAGTGAGCACTGTGTCTCCACTAACCAGGAAGACATTACTCCCAGTGCCCTCCGAGAGATTGCCTTTTGAGTCGAGGAACAGCGCCTCGGAGAAGCCA carries:
- a CDS encoding CDP-alcohol phosphatidyltransferase family protein, with product MNPLLDNASARQALSRIVTPVAKSLIALRVTADAVTCCAALATIGVATLLVPQGKFLIASILIGALSLGDLLDGTIARLTNSAGKWGAFLDSTLDRIVDAAVLISICTYFLTSTGQNKSAFIAASISLLMGQMTSYIRARAEALGKTCKVGLAERAERTLVVWFGLLISGLGLFCLDYAMYFLAAITSYTVIQRVVHVRKQIQS
- a CDS encoding HIT domain-containing protein; the encoded protein is MEIGANGIEQWDRIWTPHRREYLKQLAGQFDDESCPFCRALTSDTELVVIRSQTSYVVLNKYPYNSGHLLVCTNRHVATYDLLTEAESADVTGLTQQAMRTLQSVSGCTGFNIGMNQGKVAGAGVQDHFHQHVVPRWANDSNFMPIVAGTKVISELLEQTRDLLIERWQD
- a CDS encoding threonine--tRNA ligase — encoded protein: MVAVLVGQDKQSLDIEAGATAFDVVGDKARKVVVARVNGNLVDLSYVLVEGDVVEPVLVSDPDGLSVLRHSVAHIVAQATQEIFPQAKLGIGPPIKDGFFYDFGIETPFSPEDLSAIEKRSIEIINSGQKFSRRVTERTAAISELASEPFKVALLEASVADVLAEDVMEVGAGELTIYDNIDLRSGDKKWCDLCRGPHVPDTRYIDAKAVKIMRSSAAYWLGNQKNASMQRIYGTAWPTKEELKNYLTMLDEAAKRDHRRLGVDLDLFSFPDELGSGLAVFHPKGGIIRRSMEDYSRLRHEAAGYEFVYTPHITKGALFEQSGHLDWYKDGMFPAMHLDEEYHEDGSVKRKGQDYYLKPMNCPFHNLIFKSRGRSYRELPLRLFEFGSVYRYEKSGVVHGLTRVRGMTQDDAHIYCTKEQMPGELQNLLSFVLDLLRDYGLDDFYLELSTRNPEKSIGSDEEWEAATAALAEAAEKSGLDLVPDPGGAAFYGPKISVQARDAIGRTWQMSTIQVDFQLPARFDLEYQAADGGRARPIMIHRALFGSIERFFGVLLEHYAGAFPAWLAPVQVIGIPIASAHNDYLHEVAQKLRDSGVRIEVDDSDERMQKKIRNAQQQKVPFMLIAGDDDIAAGAVSFRYRDGTQENGIPVAQAVEKILKEIGNRSA